Proteins encoded by one window of Archaeoglobus veneficus SNP6:
- a CDS encoding type IV toxin-antitoxin system AbiEi family antitoxin domain-containing protein: MKITTMKKLTTYILSEYGRKVVKREELENVFKRFRKDASSTINYMTTYGYFIRILRGLYYVKSIEEFKKGKRIDTLKIISLGMEKLGVGWYFGLHTALRLNGLTHEYSAVIHVLSDSIYRPKDVSVNEDRVKFVKLKKDLFGFGVVERNGLKYSDLEKTLLDTVYLYRYRSVPEKRIISILREYRGKVSKDKLEEYLDHYPKSVESVVKNAGFF; this comes from the coding sequence ATGAAAATAACAACAATGAAAAAGCTCACAACATACATCCTATCAGAATACGGTAGAAAAGTCGTGAAAAGAGAAGAACTGGAAAATGTTTTCAAGAGGTTCAGAAAGGATGCCAGCAGTACGATAAACTACATGACAACCTACGGCTACTTCATCAGGATCCTCCGCGGGCTGTACTACGTTAAATCTATCGAGGAGTTCAAGAAAGGAAAGAGAATTGACACGCTTAAAATAATCTCACTCGGCATGGAGAAGCTCGGCGTCGGGTGGTACTTCGGTCTACATACGGCGCTGAGACTGAACGGATTAACGCACGAGTATTCAGCAGTGATTCACGTGCTCAGCGACTCAATTTACCGCCCTAAAGACGTGAGTGTGAACGAAGACAGAGTAAAGTTCGTAAAGCTCAAGAAAGACCTCTTCGGCTTCGGAGTCGTTGAGAGGAACGGATTGAAGTACTCAGACCTAGAGAAGACGTTGCTCGACACAGTTTATCTCTACAGGTACCGTTCCGTTCCAGAGAAGAGAATAATCTCGATCCTCAGGGAGTACAGAGGCAAAGTAAGCAAAGACAAACTCGAGGAGTACCTCGACCATTATCCGAAGAGCGTTGAGAGCGTGGTGAAGAATGCCGGATTCTTTTAG